A region from the Marinobacter sp. SS13-12 genome encodes:
- a CDS encoding fumarylacetoacetate hydrolase family protein — translation MPDYQHHWKDGTPVHLPLGKIVCIGRNYAEHARELNNPVPDEPLLFIKPATSAVHITRPLDFPRDRGEVHFEAELAVLIGRPLTNASASEAEGAILGYGMALDLTLRDLQSRLKDKGQPWERAKAFDGACPLSPFVSIDRLRRDHLTFTLDINRERQQTGDTRDMLNPIVPLIAHMSSQFTLMPGDVVLTGTPKGVGPLESGQILSLELEDALFVETTVL, via the coding sequence ATGCCTGATTATCAGCACCACTGGAAAGACGGGACACCGGTTCACCTGCCGCTGGGCAAGATTGTCTGCATCGGCCGCAACTACGCGGAGCATGCCCGGGAGTTGAACAACCCGGTGCCGGATGAACCATTACTGTTCATAAAACCGGCAACCTCGGCAGTGCATATCACCCGCCCGCTGGACTTTCCCCGGGACCGGGGTGAAGTCCATTTTGAAGCCGAACTGGCCGTACTGATTGGCCGCCCGCTGACCAACGCCTCCGCCAGCGAAGCCGAAGGCGCCATTCTCGGCTATGGCATGGCACTGGACCTGACCCTGCGGGACCTGCAGTCCCGGCTCAAGGACAAAGGCCAGCCCTGGGAAAGAGCCAAGGCCTTTGACGGCGCTTGCCCACTGTCGCCATTCGTATCCATTGACCGACTTCGACGCGACCACCTGACCTTTACCCTGGACATCAACCGTGAACGCCAGCAAACCGGCGACACCCGCGATATGCTGAACCCGATCGTGCCTCTGATCGCGCACATGAGCAGCCAGTTCACGCTGATGCCCGGCGATGTGGTCCTCACCGGCACGCCCAAAGGCGTCGGGCCGCTGGAATCGGGGCAGATATTGTCCCTGGAACTGGAAGATGCCTTGTTTGTTGAGACCACCGTGCTCTAG
- a CDS encoding adenine phosphoribosyltransferase — translation MDYFAESIKKAIRTVPDWPKPGVAFRDITTVLQDRTAFRKLIDAFVHRYHGHKIDAVAAVDARGFIIGSALAYELNASLVLIRKKGKLPFDTLVEDYELEYGTASVELHKDAFKPGDNVVLVDDLIATGGTMLAASRLIRRIGAEIVEVAAMIDLPDLGGSRKLQEEGLKVYTVCSFEGD, via the coding sequence ATGGACTACTTTGCAGAAAGCATCAAGAAAGCCATTCGCACGGTGCCTGACTGGCCCAAGCCAGGGGTCGCCTTCCGCGACATCACCACTGTACTGCAGGATCGCACCGCGTTCCGCAAACTGATTGATGCCTTTGTTCACCGTTACCACGGCCACAAGATCGATGCGGTTGCAGCGGTAGATGCCCGTGGCTTCATTATCGGTTCGGCACTCGCCTATGAACTCAACGCCTCGCTGGTGCTGATCCGCAAGAAAGGCAAGCTGCCGTTCGACACCCTGGTGGAAGACTACGAACTGGAGTACGGCACCGCCTCGGTGGAGCTGCACAAGGATGCCTTCAAACCCGGCGACAACGTGGTTCTGGTGGACGACCTGATTGCTACCGGAGGCACCATGCTGGCGGCCTCGCGCCTGATCCGCCGTATTGGTGCCGAGATTGTCGAAGTGGCGGCAATGATCGACCTTCCGGACCTGGGCGGCTCACGCAAGCTGCAGGAGGAAGGTCTGAAGGTTTATACTGTGTGCTCGTTTGAGGGCGATTAG
- a CDS encoding NCS2 family permease, whose protein sequence is MLERLFQLQAHGTTVRKEVIAGFTTFLTMAYIIVVNPSILSATGMDFGAVFVATCLAATIGTLIMGLWANYPIALAPGMGLNAFFSFTVVGSMGYSWQVALGAVFISGFIFFLLSLFKVREWIINSIPLSLRYGISAGIGFFLALIALKNAGIVIDNPATLVGLGDVKVAESLLFFGGFVLICALSFRQITGAVMIGIIAVTAAAMAMGMVEYDGFVSAPPSLAPTFMQLDLAGALNVGMISVIFAFLFVDLFDTSGTLIGAAQRGGLLDKNGKLPRLGRALMSDSVATMSGAALGTSTTTSYIESTAGITAGGRTGLTAVVVAALFLACLLLSPIASIIPAYATAPALLYVAVLMASGLKLIDWDDVTEAAPAVVTALMMPLTFSIANGIALGFITYAILKALSGRWSDLNASVVIIAVVFILKFTFLDVA, encoded by the coding sequence ATGCTCGAACGACTATTCCAGCTCCAGGCCCATGGCACCACTGTTCGTAAAGAGGTGATTGCGGGCTTTACCACCTTCCTGACCATGGCTTACATCATCGTGGTCAACCCCAGCATTCTCTCCGCCACCGGCATGGACTTCGGTGCGGTGTTCGTGGCTACCTGCCTGGCCGCCACTATCGGCACCCTGATCATGGGGCTGTGGGCCAACTACCCGATTGCCCTGGCCCCGGGCATGGGCCTGAACGCGTTCTTCTCGTTCACCGTGGTGGGCAGTATGGGTTATAGCTGGCAGGTGGCACTGGGAGCCGTGTTCATCTCCGGTTTCATCTTCTTTTTGCTGAGCCTCTTCAAGGTCCGGGAATGGATCATCAACAGCATCCCCCTCTCCCTGCGCTATGGCATCTCGGCCGGTATAGGCTTCTTTCTGGCACTCATCGCGCTGAAAAATGCCGGTATCGTTATCGATAACCCCGCAACCCTGGTAGGTCTTGGCGACGTTAAAGTGGCCGAAAGCCTGCTGTTCTTTGGCGGATTTGTGCTGATATGCGCCCTGTCGTTCCGTCAGATCACCGGTGCGGTGATGATTGGTATTATCGCCGTGACCGCCGCCGCAATGGCGATGGGCATGGTGGAATACGACGGCTTTGTTTCAGCCCCGCCCAGCCTCGCCCCGACCTTTATGCAACTGGACCTGGCCGGCGCGCTGAACGTGGGCATGATCAGCGTAATTTTTGCCTTCCTGTTTGTGGACCTGTTCGACACCTCCGGTACTCTGATTGGCGCCGCCCAGCGCGGTGGACTCCTGGACAAGAACGGTAAACTCCCCCGCCTGGGTCGCGCACTGATGTCCGATTCCGTCGCCACCATGTCCGGTGCCGCCCTGGGGACATCCACAACCACCAGCTACATTGAGTCCACCGCCGGCATTACCGCCGGCGGCCGCACCGGCCTGACGGCGGTTGTCGTGGCCGCCCTGTTCCTGGCGTGCCTGCTGTTGTCGCCCATTGCCAGCATTATCCCGGCCTACGCCACAGCCCCTGCCCTGCTTTACGTCGCGGTACTGATGGCCAGCGGGTTGAAACTGATAGACTGGGATGACGTCACCGAAGCCGCTCCGGCGGTCGTGACCGCATTGATGATGCCGCTGACCTTTTCCATCGCCAACGGCATTGCCCTGGGCTTCATCACCTATGCCATCCTGAAAGCGTTAAGCGGACGCTGGTCAGACCTGAACGCCAGTGTGGTGATCATCGCTGTCGTCTTTATCCTGAAATTCACTTTCCTGGACGTGGCGTAA
- a CDS encoding trimeric intracellular cation channel family protein codes for MFDIIYLLEMIGVIAFAISGMIVARSKNMDPVGIFTIGFVTALGGGTLRDLMMDNHPLYWIKHQEQPILILVMAIIYSYWHRAGRLRASRIVFPDAIGLGVFSILGAQLALDLGHSWFVASLLGVMTGTFGGALRDTLCNEVPYIFRKDQVYASISFAGCWLYFVCQWLLESETLALTIGLLFITLTRLLAVRFDIRLQRDRQQG; via the coding sequence ATGTTCGATATTATCTACCTGCTTGAAATGATCGGCGTGATTGCCTTTGCCATATCCGGCATGATCGTAGCGCGATCCAAGAATATGGATCCGGTGGGTATATTCACAATCGGTTTTGTCACCGCTCTGGGTGGCGGCACCCTGCGGGACCTGATGATGGACAACCATCCGTTGTACTGGATCAAGCATCAGGAACAGCCGATCCTGATCCTGGTGATGGCGATCATCTACAGCTACTGGCACCGCGCCGGACGCCTCCGAGCATCCCGAATCGTCTTTCCCGACGCCATTGGTCTGGGCGTTTTCTCCATTCTTGGCGCTCAGTTGGCCCTCGACCTTGGCCACTCCTGGTTTGTCGCCTCGCTATTGGGGGTGATGACCGGTACCTTTGGCGGCGCATTGCGCGATACCTTGTGTAATGAGGTGCCGTACATTTTTCGCAAGGACCAGGTTTACGCGTCCATTTCATTTGCCGGTTGCTGGCTTTATTTTGTATGCCAGTGGCTGCTGGAGAGCGAAACCCTCGCCCTGACCATCGGCTTACTGTTCATTACCCTCACCCGCTTGCTGGCCGTGCGCTTTGATATTCGCCTGCAACGGGACAGACAACAGGGCTAA
- a CDS encoding BLUF domain-containing protein, which produces MSLMRLAYASEATFKAKPVEKGVEPNVARILMESRRNNARSEIVGGLYYGDDQFFQYLEGEEGAVRQLYDRIARDDRHRNVITLLEEPIEARTFTNWSMKYVPLSSDVNRFLDKEGMEAFRPSGFNRSQCEEMITLIRNSSQEGRVVSHDGGRNKRNKQSVIPKGILAGLIAAAVCLVGAMAYVSTML; this is translated from the coding sequence ATGTCCCTGATGCGTCTGGCTTACGCCAGTGAAGCCACTTTCAAGGCCAAACCAGTGGAAAAGGGTGTAGAGCCCAACGTCGCCCGGATCCTGATGGAATCCCGTCGAAACAATGCCAGAAGTGAAATCGTTGGCGGCCTTTACTACGGCGACGACCAGTTTTTCCAGTATCTGGAGGGCGAAGAAGGGGCCGTTCGCCAGCTCTATGACCGGATTGCCAGAGACGACCGACACCGTAATGTGATTACGTTGCTGGAAGAGCCGATCGAAGCCCGAACCTTTACCAACTGGTCGATGAAGTACGTGCCGCTGTCTTCAGACGTCAACAGGTTCCTGGATAAGGAGGGGATGGAGGCCTTTCGACCCTCGGGGTTCAATCGCAGCCAGTGCGAGGAGATGATCACCCTTATTCGCAACTCCAGCCAGGAAGGTCGCGTGGTCAGCCATGACGGTGGGCGAAATAAACGAAACAAGCAGTCTGTCATTCCCAAAGGTATTCTTGCGGGTCTCATCGCGGCCGCCGTCTGTCTGGTGGGTGCAATGGCCTATGTAAGCACCATGCTCTAG
- a CDS encoding NADPH:quinone oxidoreductase family protein, whose protein sequence is MRAILCKEYGPADKLVIEDVASPVVKGHGVKVRVKAAGLNFPDTLIIEGKYQLKPTMPFSPGGEMSGEVIEVGEKVTRFKRGDRVAGLTGYGAFAEEVVVPEQNILPIPESMSDEKAAAFSMVYGTSYYALKQRANIQPGETLLVLGASGGVGLATVELGKAMGAHVIAAASTAEKLAVAKEAGADELINYTEEPLKDAVKRLTNSKGVDVIYDPVGGEFTEQALRAMAWNGRHLIIGFAAGDIPKIPANLTLLKGCSVVGVFWGSFTQREPQTSAQNMMELLKLFAEGKIDPRISKVYEFEDYEKALGALTGRTATGKIVLKVGS, encoded by the coding sequence ATGAGAGCGATTCTCTGCAAGGAATACGGCCCTGCGGACAAACTGGTGATAGAAGATGTCGCCAGTCCTGTGGTCAAAGGCCATGGCGTCAAGGTTCGGGTCAAGGCCGCAGGCCTGAACTTCCCGGACACGCTGATCATCGAAGGCAAGTATCAGCTCAAACCCACCATGCCGTTCTCCCCCGGCGGAGAAATGTCCGGTGAGGTGATTGAAGTGGGCGAAAAAGTCACCCGCTTCAAACGGGGCGACCGCGTTGCCGGCCTCACCGGCTACGGTGCCTTCGCCGAGGAAGTGGTGGTTCCCGAGCAGAATATCCTGCCGATCCCCGAGTCCATGTCAGACGAGAAAGCGGCTGCTTTCTCTATGGTGTACGGCACCTCCTATTATGCGCTCAAGCAGCGAGCCAACATCCAGCCGGGCGAAACCCTGCTGGTGCTGGGCGCCAGCGGCGGGGTTGGCCTGGCAACGGTGGAACTGGGCAAGGCCATGGGCGCCCATGTGATCGCAGCGGCCAGCACGGCCGAGAAGCTGGCGGTGGCGAAGGAAGCCGGTGCCGACGAGCTGATCAACTACACTGAAGAGCCACTGAAAGACGCCGTAAAGCGGCTGACCAACAGCAAGGGCGTGGATGTGATCTACGATCCGGTGGGTGGTGAATTCACCGAACAGGCCCTGCGTGCGATGGCCTGGAACGGCCGCCACCTGATCATCGGCTTCGCCGCTGGTGACATACCGAAGATCCCGGCGAACCTGACTCTGCTGAAAGGCTGTTCGGTAGTGGGTGTTTTCTGGGGCAGCTTCACCCAGCGCGAACCGCAGACCAGCGCCCAGAACATGATGGAGTTACTGAAGCTGTTTGCTGAGGGTAAGATTGATCCGAGAATCAGTAAGGTTTATGAGTTCGAGGATTACGAGAAGGCCCTCGGGGCGCTGACCGGGCGGACGGCTACCGGGAAGATTGTTCTTAAGGTTGGTTCTTGA
- a CDS encoding long-chain-acyl-CoA synthetase, which translates to MTQDNISPRDIARSLPGILRRFPAIARGYYYYAVRNENKDLTLGTLVERNARKHGQRPAILYEDRSITWREFDEWANRIAGFLKAEGLIKGDAIAVFLENRPELLAVVAGAAKIGVACAMLNTSQKGRVLEHSINLIGPKMVVVGEELVDSFDGVKGDIRTSHPNPFLFLADANTMNVFGDAPEGYVNMAAKVSAHRNTGPRPADPPVMGDTAIYLFTSGTTCLPKAAPGSHRKFMKAYGGFGMMSLDMKPHDVLYCTLPLYHGTALLVCWGSVMAGGSAIALRRKFSASAFWDDVRYFQATTFGYVGELCRYLLNQPPSDQDRNHNLTKMIGNGLRPSIWKEFKDRFGIETVAELYASSEGNIGFSNFFNMDNTVGFSTAPYKLVKFHDGTRDPVRNDNGFMQEVEQGEAGLLIGEITKKWSFEGYTQKDATEKSILRDAFKKGDQWFNTGDVLKDIGCGHLQFVDRMGDTFRWKGENVSTTEVENIIDGSNMVEEAIVYGVEIPGTNGKAGMVTLVPQSNGQEFDVNRLFRYLNDNLPPYAIPVFVRVTNAIEKTGTFKYRKVDIQKAGYSIDKPGEQVYAWLPGTEGYTLLTPELVAEIDAGEVRF; encoded by the coding sequence ATGACCCAGGACAACATATCCCCACGCGACATCGCTCGCAGCCTGCCGGGCATACTCCGGCGCTTTCCCGCTATTGCCCGGGGCTATTACTACTACGCAGTCAGGAACGAGAACAAAGACCTGACCCTTGGCACCCTGGTAGAACGCAACGCCAGGAAACACGGCCAACGCCCGGCCATCCTCTACGAAGACCGCAGCATTACCTGGCGTGAATTCGACGAGTGGGCCAACCGCATTGCCGGGTTCCTGAAAGCCGAGGGGCTTATCAAAGGCGATGCTATTGCCGTGTTCCTGGAGAACCGTCCGGAGCTGCTGGCCGTGGTAGCCGGCGCTGCCAAAATTGGTGTCGCCTGCGCTATGCTCAACACGTCCCAGAAAGGACGGGTTCTGGAGCACAGCATCAACCTGATTGGTCCCAAAATGGTTGTGGTAGGCGAAGAACTGGTCGACAGCTTCGACGGTGTTAAGGGCGACATCCGGACCAGCCACCCCAACCCGTTCCTGTTCCTGGCCGACGCCAACACCATGAACGTCTTTGGCGATGCGCCGGAAGGTTACGTGAACATGGCTGCAAAGGTCAGCGCCCACCGGAACACCGGGCCCCGACCGGCCGACCCGCCCGTCATGGGCGACACCGCCATTTACCTGTTCACTTCCGGTACCACCTGCCTACCCAAGGCAGCGCCAGGCAGCCACCGCAAGTTTATGAAAGCCTACGGCGGCTTTGGCATGATGTCCCTGGACATGAAGCCACACGACGTCCTTTACTGCACACTGCCCCTCTACCACGGCACCGCCCTGCTGGTGTGCTGGGGTTCAGTGATGGCCGGCGGCTCCGCCATCGCCCTGCGTCGCAAGTTCTCCGCCAGCGCCTTCTGGGACGATGTACGGTATTTCCAGGCCACCACCTTCGGCTACGTGGGCGAGTTGTGCCGCTACCTGCTCAACCAGCCCCCCAGCGACCAGGACCGTAATCACAACCTCACCAAAATGATCGGTAACGGCCTGCGCCCGTCCATCTGGAAGGAGTTCAAGGACCGCTTCGGTATCGAAACCGTGGCGGAGCTGTATGCCTCCAGCGAGGGCAACATCGGCTTCAGCAATTTCTTCAACATGGACAACACCGTCGGTTTTTCCACGGCCCCCTACAAACTGGTGAAATTCCACGACGGCACCCGCGACCCGGTTCGTAATGACAACGGTTTTATGCAGGAAGTGGAGCAAGGCGAGGCCGGCCTGCTGATCGGCGAGATCACCAAAAAGTGGTCCTTCGAGGGCTATACCCAGAAAGACGCCACGGAAAAATCCATCCTGCGGGATGCTTTCAAGAAAGGCGATCAGTGGTTCAACACCGGCGATGTGCTCAAGGACATCGGCTGTGGCCACCTGCAGTTCGTCGACCGCATGGGCGACACTTTCCGCTGGAAGGGTGAGAACGTGTCCACCACAGAGGTGGAGAACATCATCGACGGCTCCAACATGGTGGAGGAGGCGATTGTCTACGGCGTGGAAATTCCGGGCACCAACGGCAAGGCCGGCATGGTGACGCTGGTGCCCCAATCCAATGGTCAGGAATTCGATGTCAACCGTCTGTTCCGTTACCTGAACGACAACCTGCCGCCCTATGCGATTCCGGTGTTTGTGCGGGTGACTAATGCCATAGAGAAGACGGGCACCTTCAAATACCGGAAGGTCGATATCCAGAAAGCCGGTTATTCCATCGACAAGCCCGGGGAGCAGGTTTATGCGTGGTTGCCTGGGACTGAAGGGTATACCCTGTTAACGCCTGAACTGGTGGCGGAGATTGATGCGGGGGAGGTACGGTTCTGA
- a CDS encoding NAD(P)-dependent oxidoreductase produces the protein MSTMQDRTVFITGGSRGIGRAIALACAREGANVVIAAKSDKPHPKLPGTIHSVAEEIRQAGGKALPLVLDVRDEQLVRQRVDEAAAHFGGIDALVNNAGAIKLTGVENLKVSRYDLMHQVNARAVFVCSQAALPWLKESDRAHILSLSPPLNMDTRWFAQYGPYTTTKYAMTMLSMGMAEEFRRYGIAVNTLWPKTLIATAAIEFEVGGPQMMAQGRKPDIMADAALSILSRPAEDMTGQSVIDEDVLRADGVTDFEHYRYQPGDKPLLPDLFLD, from the coding sequence ATGAGCACAATGCAGGACAGAACCGTTTTTATTACCGGCGGCAGCCGGGGTATCGGCCGGGCCATTGCCCTGGCCTGCGCCAGAGAAGGTGCCAATGTGGTGATTGCGGCCAAGTCCGACAAGCCACACCCGAAGCTGCCCGGCACGATTCACAGTGTGGCAGAAGAAATTCGGCAGGCAGGCGGTAAGGCCCTGCCCCTGGTGCTGGATGTACGGGACGAACAACTGGTGCGCCAGCGGGTGGACGAGGCTGCCGCTCACTTTGGCGGCATTGACGCGCTGGTAAACAACGCAGGTGCCATAAAACTGACCGGCGTGGAAAACCTGAAGGTCAGCCGCTACGACCTGATGCATCAGGTCAACGCACGCGCGGTATTTGTCTGTAGCCAGGCGGCACTGCCCTGGCTGAAGGAGTCGGACCGGGCCCATATCCTGAGCCTGTCGCCGCCCCTGAATATGGACACCCGGTGGTTTGCCCAGTACGGGCCTTACACCACAACAAAATACGCCATGACCATGTTGAGTATGGGGATGGCAGAGGAGTTCCGACGCTACGGCATTGCGGTAAACACACTCTGGCCCAAAACGCTGATTGCCACCGCTGCCATCGAGTTCGAAGTGGGCGGCCCGCAGATGATGGCCCAGGGCCGCAAACCGGACATCATGGCGGACGCCGCACTGAGCATTCTCAGCCGCCCTGCCGAGGACATGACCGGCCAGTCGGTGATTGATGAGGATGTACTGAGAGCCGATGGCGTTACCGATTTTGAACACTACCGGTACCAGCCCGGCGACAAACCGCTGCTGCCTGACCTGTTTCTGGATTAG
- a CDS encoding acetyl/propionyl/methylcrotonyl-CoA carboxylase subunit alpha — protein MLRKLLIANRGEIAVRVTKTAKSLGYRTVAVYSEADAKALHVELADEAVCIGPAQVSASYLKVEAIIEAAARTGADCVHPGYGFLSENSGFARACKESGLVFVGPPEAAIELMGSKRRSKIAMQEAGVPVVPGFEGDNASDEELIEAAKNIGYPLMIKASAGGGGRGMRLVEKAEELADNIRRARSEAKQAFGDDELILEKAVIEPRHIEIQVFADQHGNAVYLGERDCSVQRRHQKVVEEAPSPFVTPDLRKAMGEAAVKAALACGYEGAGTVEFLVDKDRNFYFLEMNTRLQVEHPVTELITGQDLVAWQLSVAEGLPLPLTQEQIQLNGHAIEVRLYAEDPANGFTPQTGPLHQFQPAEGEGLRFDTGVRSGDAVTPHYDPMLAKVVAWGANRNEARRRLLRALEDTTVFGVTTNRYFLSRIIADETFGAGEATTAFLQQAFRDDPSLAPKDTSIRELALAACVFSHGNSGPGAARHDMNSSWSNAPATVTPMKLETGDKTLELLVRRTGNHFTVTRGEDQHELDLESMGGGLLCIIDNGIRQQCQYHRRDDHLYLQASGQAVALHDVTHQPASGAAASGSGRIKATMDGAIIDVLVQAGQAVKQGDTLVILEAMKMEHPVKADRDGTVGEVLAAKGDQVKRSQLLVEITAAEATSEEAGQ, from the coding sequence ATGCTAAGAAAGCTCCTGATAGCAAACCGAGGCGAAATCGCCGTACGGGTGACCAAAACCGCGAAGTCGCTGGGCTACCGCACAGTAGCAGTGTACTCAGAGGCAGATGCCAAAGCGCTGCATGTGGAGTTGGCCGATGAGGCGGTGTGTATAGGCCCGGCTCAGGTTTCGGCTTCTTATTTGAAAGTCGAGGCTATTATTGAGGCGGCAGCCAGGACCGGGGCGGACTGTGTGCATCCGGGGTATGGATTTCTGTCGGAGAATTCCGGGTTTGCAAGAGCCTGTAAGGAATCCGGGCTGGTGTTTGTGGGGCCCCCGGAGGCGGCTATTGAGCTGATGGGTAGCAAACGGCGGTCGAAGATTGCCATGCAGGAAGCCGGTGTGCCGGTGGTGCCCGGGTTTGAGGGCGATAATGCCAGTGATGAGGAACTCATCGAAGCTGCAAAAAATATTGGCTACCCGCTGATGATCAAGGCCTCTGCCGGTGGCGGTGGCCGGGGTATGCGGCTGGTGGAAAAGGCAGAGGAACTGGCCGACAACATCCGGCGTGCCCGCTCCGAGGCCAAGCAGGCCTTCGGGGATGACGAGTTGATTCTGGAGAAGGCAGTCATCGAGCCCCGTCATATCGAGATTCAGGTGTTTGCAGACCAGCACGGTAATGCGGTCTACCTGGGTGAGCGGGACTGCTCCGTACAGCGGCGGCATCAGAAGGTCGTAGAAGAGGCGCCCTCGCCTTTTGTCACCCCGGACTTACGCAAAGCAATGGGGGAAGCAGCCGTCAAAGCGGCTCTCGCCTGCGGCTACGAAGGTGCCGGTACCGTCGAGTTCCTGGTGGACAAGGACCGAAACTTTTACTTCCTGGAAATGAACACCCGCCTGCAGGTGGAACATCCGGTCACCGAGCTGATCACCGGGCAGGATCTGGTCGCCTGGCAGCTTTCCGTCGCCGAGGGACTGCCACTACCGCTCACACAAGAGCAAATTCAATTGAACGGTCACGCCATTGAAGTGCGGCTTTACGCCGAAGACCCGGCCAACGGGTTTACGCCGCAGACCGGACCACTGCATCAGTTCCAGCCCGCCGAGGGCGAAGGATTACGGTTTGATACCGGTGTTCGCTCTGGCGATGCCGTCACGCCCCATTACGATCCGATGCTGGCCAAGGTCGTTGCCTGGGGAGCCAACCGCAACGAAGCTCGCCGCCGGCTATTGCGGGCACTGGAGGACACCACGGTGTTCGGCGTGACCACCAACCGTTATTTCCTCAGCCGCATCATCGCTGACGAAACGTTCGGTGCCGGTGAGGCCACCACGGCATTTCTGCAACAGGCGTTCCGGGACGATCCCTCGCTGGCCCCGAAGGACACCTCCATACGCGAACTGGCACTGGCGGCCTGCGTGTTCAGCCATGGCAATTCAGGCCCCGGTGCGGCTCGTCATGACATGAATAGTTCCTGGAGTAATGCGCCTGCCACGGTCACGCCCATGAAGCTGGAAACCGGCGACAAAACCCTGGAACTGCTGGTGCGACGCACTGGTAATCACTTCACGGTTACCCGGGGTGAGGACCAGCACGAACTCGACCTTGAAAGCATGGGCGGTGGCCTGTTATGCATTATCGACAACGGCATTCGTCAACAATGCCAATATCACCGCCGGGACGATCACCTATATTTGCAGGCGTCCGGGCAGGCAGTGGCGTTGCATGACGTCACCCACCAGCCGGCCAGCGGGGCTGCGGCCAGTGGTAGCGGCCGCATCAAGGCCACCATGGACGGCGCCATCATTGATGTTCTGGTGCAGGCCGGCCAGGCGGTGAAGCAGGGGGACACCCTGGTGATCCTGGAGGCCATGAAGATGGAGCATCCGGTGAAGGCGGACCGCGATGGTACAGTGGGTGAGGTGCTGGCCGCCAAAGGCGACCAGGTAAAACGCAGCCAGTTGCTGGTGGAAATTACTGCCGCTGAAGCTACCTCAGAGGAGGCCGGACAATGA
- a CDS encoding enoyl-CoA hydratase-related protein yields MDTLLHCETLILEKQGPALHVTINRPDVRNAMSLEMVAELSAVFSQVEGDTSIRAVVLRGAGGHFCAGGDIKDMAGARGQKPAEGEEDPFYRLNRAFGQMIQQVNESSKVVIAVTEGAVMGGGFGLACVSDMAIAGPSAKFGMPETTLGVIPAQIAPFVVERIGFTQARRLALLGLRVDANEACRLGIVHQVAESEVEIDEFLGHAVERVRQCAPNATAQTKALLHRVGHESMSGLLDSAAEKFAEAIRSDEGSEGTLAFMQKRPASWAASE; encoded by the coding sequence ATGGACACTTTGCTTCATTGCGAAACCCTCATTCTGGAAAAACAGGGCCCTGCCCTGCACGTCACCATCAACCGGCCAGACGTTCGGAACGCCATGAGCCTGGAGATGGTGGCAGAGCTTTCGGCGGTGTTCAGTCAGGTTGAGGGTGATACCAGCATTCGCGCTGTGGTTCTTCGCGGTGCCGGTGGCCACTTCTGTGCCGGGGGGGACATCAAGGACATGGCCGGTGCCCGGGGGCAGAAGCCGGCAGAGGGAGAGGAAGACCCGTTTTACCGTTTGAACCGGGCGTTCGGGCAGATGATTCAACAGGTTAACGAGTCGTCGAAGGTTGTGATCGCGGTGACCGAAGGTGCCGTGATGGGCGGTGGCTTTGGATTGGCGTGTGTGTCGGATATGGCCATTGCCGGGCCGTCGGCGAAATTCGGGATGCCGGAGACCACCCTGGGGGTGATTCCGGCTCAGATTGCACCATTTGTGGTGGAGCGTATCGGGTTCACGCAGGCGCGGCGGTTGGCGTTGCTGGGTTTGCGGGTGGATGCGAATGAGGCTTGCAGGCTGGGGATTGTTCATCAGGTTGCGGAGTCGGAAGTCGAGATTGACGAGTTTCTGGGTCATGCGGTCGAGCGGGTTCGGCAGTGTGCGCCCAATGCGACAGCCCAGACCAAGGCGTTGCTGCACCGCGTTGGCCACGAGTCCATGAGTGGCCTTCTGGACAGTGCGGCGGAGAAGTTTGCCGAGGCGATTCGTAGCGACGAGGGCTCTGAGGGGACGCTTGCGTTTATGCAGAAGCGTCCGGCCTCTTGGGCGGCCTCTGAATGA